A single Halogeometricum rufum DNA region contains:
- a CDS encoding HalOD1 output domain-containing protein, translating to MEYEIGPEESVSEAVVRAVSAVEGRKPCSLRPLADVVDPTALDSLFDPRYDGTPRTGGRLSFVYNDCCVTIDNGEYLTLLSLEDRVCDERGREPSDSCVR from the coding sequence GTGGAGTACGAAATCGGGCCGGAAGAGTCGGTCAGCGAGGCCGTCGTACGCGCGGTGAGCGCAGTCGAGGGCCGTAAACCATGTTCCCTCCGACCGCTGGCGGATGTCGTCGATCCGACTGCGTTAGATTCGTTGTTCGACCCGCGGTACGACGGAACACCTCGGACGGGGGGACGCCTCTCGTTCGTGTACAACGATTGTTGCGTTACGATCGACAATGGTGAGTATCTCACGCTCCTGTCGCTCGAAGACCGGGTTTGCGACGAACGCGGTCGAGAACCCTCTGACAGTTGCGTCCGCTGA
- a CDS encoding TrmB family transcriptional regulator translates to MDTTNSLEEATQVLQQLGLKEYEARCFVGLSRLHTGTAKQLSEMTEVPRTRVYDAIRVLEAQGLVEIQHSSPQQFRAVPLDEATETLRDQYEDRVERLHDALDTVEIVEQDDETPVQQIWAMSGRDAIENRTDQLIEEASEEVVLVVGDESLLTEDLVASLNEVGDGVDLLIGALTESLQDQIQTAVPDATTFISGLEWLHGENVTEDETAIGRLLLIDRSTILVSSLMPDTKEEQAIFGEGFGNGLVVIARRLMAQGLLTARDPKQ, encoded by the coding sequence ATGGATACGACTAATAGCTTGGAGGAAGCGACCCAAGTCCTCCAACAACTCGGCTTGAAGGAATACGAGGCGCGATGCTTCGTCGGCCTGTCCCGTCTCCACACGGGCACAGCGAAGCAGTTGAGTGAGATGACGGAGGTTCCCCGAACGCGGGTGTACGATGCGATTCGAGTGCTGGAAGCGCAAGGCCTGGTCGAGATCCAGCATTCGAGCCCGCAGCAGTTCCGAGCGGTTCCGCTCGACGAGGCGACCGAGACGCTGCGCGACCAGTACGAAGACCGCGTCGAGCGACTCCACGATGCGCTGGACACGGTCGAAATCGTCGAGCAGGACGACGAGACCCCCGTCCAGCAGATATGGGCGATGTCCGGACGGGACGCGATCGAAAATCGGACGGACCAACTCATCGAGGAAGCATCCGAGGAGGTCGTTCTCGTCGTCGGCGACGAGTCGCTCTTGACGGAGGATCTCGTTGCCAGCCTCAACGAGGTCGGTGACGGAGTCGACCTTCTCATCGGCGCGTTGACGGAGTCGCTTCAGGACCAGATACAAACGGCCGTGCCGGACGCCACGACGTTCATCTCTGGCTTGGAGTGGCTACACGGCGAGAACGTGACCGAAGACGAGACGGCCATCGGTCGACTCCTCCTGATCGACCGCTCGACGATTCTCGTGAGTTCACTCATGCCCGACACCAAGGAGGAACAAGCGATATTCGGCGAAGGATTCGGGAACGGTCTGGTCGTCATCGCCCGACGACTCATGGCACAGGGGTTGTTGACCGCCCGTGACCCCAAGCAGTAA
- a CDS encoding TrmB family transcriptional regulator: protein MNNDPIEDPQSVAIEQLERFGLSAYAARTFVALASLGTGTARDISQVSEVPRTRVYDAIDELHDRGLVDILQSSPKQFWAISAETASRTFEHELQHRTEVLQTALSELEPIEQRAEQRGVWTVNGQTAVTERVLNFFASAEDEIVYMTVEDLLTEDLIEGLGEAAERGVSIRLGGVSTEVQERIQDEIPGATMFESLWVWTDTSAGRLMMVDGRKTLVSALVNGVDTSPSDPRSETAIWGEGDTNSLVVVLKAIFTWRLQTDPPD, encoded by the coding sequence ATGAACAACGATCCAATAGAGGACCCACAGTCCGTCGCAATCGAGCAACTCGAACGGTTCGGGTTGAGTGCCTACGCCGCACGGACGTTCGTCGCGCTTGCGAGCCTCGGCACGGGGACGGCCAGAGATATCAGTCAGGTGTCAGAGGTGCCGCGCACTCGAGTATACGACGCGATCGACGAGTTGCACGACCGGGGGCTCGTCGATATCCTCCAGTCGTCACCCAAGCAGTTCTGGGCAATCTCCGCCGAAACCGCGAGTCGGACATTCGAACACGAGCTCCAGCACCGCACGGAAGTCCTCCAGACGGCACTGAGTGAACTCGAACCGATCGAACAGCGGGCCGAGCAGCGCGGCGTCTGGACGGTGAACGGGCAGACTGCGGTCACGGAACGAGTTCTGAATTTCTTTGCTAGCGCGGAGGATGAAATCGTCTACATGACCGTCGAAGACCTGCTCACCGAGGACCTGATCGAGGGGTTAGGTGAGGCCGCAGAGCGGGGTGTTTCGATCAGGCTCGGCGGGGTGTCGACGGAGGTCCAGGAACGCATTCAGGACGAGATTCCCGGCGCGACGATGTTTGAGTCGCTGTGGGTCTGGACGGATACGTCGGCGGGGCGGCTCATGATGGTCGACGGGCGAAAGACCCTCGTGAGTGCGCTCGTCAACGGCGTGGACACGAGTCCGTCCGATCCGCGGTCGGAGACCGCCATCTGGGGAGAGGGAGACACGAACAGTCTGGTCGTGGTTTTGAAGGCGATCTTCACCTGGCGCCTCCAGACGGACCCGCCAGACTAA
- a CDS encoding DUF7344 domain-containing protein produces MSIHSLDACLQLVADRHRRRIIHHLRHETDGTSTFDDLVDQIHGRAFDFTNGPPLDREGLAIQLHHVHLPKLSAHGVVEFQHGSGVVRYHPDEQVETVLDSFTGDVWLPNP; encoded by the coding sequence ATGTCGATTCACAGTCTCGACGCGTGTCTCCAACTCGTCGCCGATCGGCACCGACGTCGGATAATCCACCACTTGCGCCACGAGACTGACGGGACATCGACGTTCGACGACCTCGTCGATCAGATACACGGTCGAGCTTTCGACTTCACAAACGGTCCACCCCTGGATCGCGAAGGACTCGCCATCCAACTCCACCACGTCCATCTGCCGAAGTTATCGGCCCACGGCGTCGTCGAATTCCAACACGGGAGCGGAGTCGTCCGGTACCACCCCGACGAACAGGTCGAGACAGTGCTCGACTCGTTCACTGGAGACGTGTGGCTGCCGAATCCCTGA
- a CDS encoding DUF7563 family protein, translating to MPKCNNCDTFVTPRFARVFGDNEDDIYGCRNCLSVTALVEGHASRDTA from the coding sequence ATGCCAAAATGCAACAATTGTGATACGTTTGTAACGCCACGGTTTGCCCGCGTCTTCGGGGACAACGAGGACGACATCTACGGCTGCCGGAACTGTCTGTCAGTCACAGCACTGGTCGAGGGGCACGCGTCACGGGATACCGCGTGA
- a CDS encoding SLC13 family permease, with the protein MLVVFALILLALVLFATEWFPIDVTAILIMVLLMVLGPWTQISPREGISGFANPATITVLAMLILSTGINRTGIVQLIGRKMAAFAGTDRRKQLAATIGVTGPVSGFVNNTPVVAILVPVIADLAHEGNTSPSKLLMPLSFASMLGGTLTLIGTSTNILASDIAAQLGAESPELGLQAFGMFEFTKLGVIVFAVGAVYLMTVGVRLLPERIPADEDLVEEYALQEYLADVVVPANSPLIGQTVREALGEDDLDIDVLQLIRYGERFDEPLARKEIRENDTLRLRTNRETLEYIMDAEGLTLSGNPQTEDDLHPDEEEPVLVEVVVPSGSFLVGETLTSSTFRQRYDANVLAFRTRGDVVRDRFEDIRIRVGDTLLVQAPPDSLTRLVENEDFIVAHEFDEVTYRSEKIPFAVGIIAGVVALPALNILPIVVSALAGVVAMVFTGVLKPTELYSSVEWNVIFLLAGVIPLGIALQQTGAAALLGNAVASTATFLPAIGVLWVFYLATGLLTSVISNNASVVLMIPVAANAAQSIGANAFAFVLAVTFAASTAFMTPVGYQTNLFVYGPGGYTFSDFIRVGAPLQFLLSIVTVLGIAFFWGVRV; encoded by the coding sequence ATGCTCGTCGTCTTCGCCCTCATTCTCCTCGCACTCGTGCTCTTTGCGACCGAATGGTTCCCTATCGACGTCACCGCCATTTTGATCATGGTGCTGTTGATGGTGCTCGGGCCGTGGACACAGATCTCCCCGCGGGAGGGAATCTCCGGATTCGCGAATCCAGCGACGATCACGGTCCTGGCGATGCTCATCCTGAGCACGGGAATCAACCGAACCGGCATCGTCCAACTGATTGGCCGGAAGATGGCTGCGTTCGCGGGAACGGATCGGCGAAAGCAACTCGCCGCGACGATCGGGGTCACTGGCCCGGTCTCGGGGTTCGTCAACAACACGCCGGTCGTCGCGATTCTGGTGCCCGTGATCGCCGACCTCGCACACGAGGGGAACACCTCTCCCTCGAAGCTGCTGATGCCGCTGTCGTTCGCGTCGATGCTCGGGGGGACGCTCACGCTCATCGGGACCTCGACGAACATCCTCGCGAGCGACATCGCGGCCCAGCTCGGGGCCGAGTCGCCCGAGCTCGGATTACAAGCCTTCGGGATGTTCGAGTTCACCAAACTCGGTGTGATCGTCTTTGCGGTCGGCGCGGTGTACCTCATGACGGTCGGCGTCCGACTGCTCCCCGAACGGATTCCCGCTGACGAGGACCTCGTCGAGGAGTACGCGCTCCAGGAGTACCTCGCGGACGTTGTCGTCCCGGCGAACTCACCACTGATCGGCCAGACCGTCCGGGAGGCGCTCGGCGAGGACGACCTCGATATCGACGTGTTACAGCTGATTCGCTACGGCGAGCGGTTCGACGAACCGCTCGCTCGGAAAGAGATTCGCGAAAACGATACGCTCCGACTCAGGACGAACCGAGAGACACTGGAGTACATCATGGATGCGGAAGGGCTCACACTGTCGGGAAATCCCCAAACCGAAGACGACCTTCACCCGGACGAGGAGGAACCAGTCCTCGTCGAGGTCGTCGTCCCGTCGGGATCGTTCCTCGTCGGGGAGACGCTGACGAGTTCGACGTTCCGCCAGCGCTACGACGCGAACGTCCTCGCGTTTCGAACACGTGGCGACGTCGTCCGAGACCGATTCGAGGACATCCGTATCAGGGTCGGTGACACTCTCCTCGTGCAGGCACCGCCCGATAGCCTCACCCGTCTCGTCGAGAACGAGGACTTCATCGTCGCCCACGAGTTCGACGAGGTGACCTACCGGAGCGAGAAGATTCCGTTCGCGGTTGGAATCATTGCTGGCGTGGTCGCACTGCCGGCGTTGAACATTCTCCCGATCGTCGTCTCGGCACTTGCCGGCGTCGTGGCGATGGTCTTCACCGGCGTGCTCAAGCCGACAGAACTCTACTCGTCCGTCGAATGGAACGTGATCTTCCTGCTCGCCGGCGTCATCCCTCTCGGCATTGCGCTGCAGCAGACCGGGGCGGCAGCGCTGCTGGGCAACGCCGTGGCTTCGACTGCGACGTTCTTGCCAGCGATCGGCGTCCTGTGGGTGTTCTATCTCGCGACCGGGCTGTTGACGAGCGTCATCAGCAACAACGCGAGCGTCGTCCTCATGATTCCGGTGGCTGCCAACGCCGCCCAGTCGATCGGGGCGAACGCGTTCGCGTTCGTTCTGGCGGTCACGTTCGCCGCCTCGACGGCGTTCATGACGCCCGTCGGCTACCAGACGAATCTCTTCGTCTACGGGCCGGGCGGGTACACGTTTTCCGACTTCATTCGGGTCGGCGCGCCGTTACAGTTCCTCCTCTCGATTGTCACCGTCCTCGGAATCGCGTTCTTCTGGGGCGTCCGCGTGTGA
- a CDS encoding DUF7539 family protein gives MAEFPDERQLVLRARSQLDQWTRSARIKAYSELFEGDDPILSPEEIRLLDALDSELERRGGDGVWGTDQYGIHAAGTSSSDSPLGVVCVYHPQITKDSVLRGGDDLDDETEERLNAALWRYSERVATLVEAELDEFVRRT, from the coding sequence ATGGCCGAGTTTCCAGACGAACGACAGCTCGTACTACGGGCGCGTTCCCAGTTGGACCAGTGGACGAGAAGTGCCCGGATAAAGGCGTACTCTGAACTGTTCGAAGGTGACGATCCGATCCTCTCTCCTGAAGAGATACGGCTACTCGATGCGCTCGATTCCGAACTGGAGCGCCGAGGCGGCGACGGTGTCTGGGGGACCGACCAGTACGGAATCCACGCGGCGGGGACCTCGAGTTCGGATAGCCCGCTCGGCGTCGTCTGTGTCTACCATCCACAGATCACGAAGGACTCCGTCCTCCGTGGGGGAGACGATTTAGACGACGAGACCGAAGAGCGACTCAACGCAGCGCTCTGGCGATACAGCGAGCGCGTCGCGACACTCGTCGAAGCGGAACTCGACGAATTCGTGCGTCGAACCTAG
- a CDS encoding diadenylate cyclase, translating into MTDFVENVSTQTSERESSDGIAVLDRIESCVKEISHGFERWDDPYARGPGLYFVVERESVAEFTDPMGTNRWPVEDCASVFDETDALLETARGVAFSCDGAVVIHNDGTIQEEMVRVDQLPTAERARGDELPYAGWMGTRHMSALETATRKEVVAAITLSEEDGRVTTFTDVGFEDYRRTRDDEDERATD; encoded by the coding sequence ATGACCGACTTCGTTGAGAATGTGAGCACACAGACCTCGGAACGCGAATCGTCGGACGGTATCGCGGTGCTCGATAGGATAGAGAGCTGCGTCAAGGAAATCAGTCACGGGTTCGAGCGATGGGATGACCCCTACGCCCGGGGGCCGGGTCTCTATTTCGTCGTCGAGCGTGAGTCGGTAGCCGAGTTCACGGACCCGATGGGGACGAACCGCTGGCCGGTCGAGGACTGTGCGAGCGTGTTTGATGAAACCGATGCACTCCTCGAGACGGCACGAGGAGTTGCCTTTTCCTGCGACGGCGCAGTCGTCATCCACAACGACGGGACGATTCAAGAGGAGATGGTCAGGGTCGACCAGCTACCGACAGCCGAACGAGCACGGGGCGACGAACTTCCCTATGCGGGATGGATGGGCACCCGCCATATGAGCGCGCTGGAAACCGCGACCCGCAAGGAAGTGGTCGCAGCCATCACACTCAGCGAGGAGGACGGGCGAGTGACGACTTTCACTGACGTAGGGTTCGAAGACTATCGAAGGACGAGAGACGACGAAGACGAACGTGCGACTGACTGA
- a CDS encoding sodium:calcium antiporter: MVSDGAAVQIGILVATVAGLWIGARLLVDSVIRLARRLGLSELTIGLTVVAAGTSTPELVVTADAALAGLGAIAVGNVVGSNIYNLAFILGVVSLVRVIPIERSLVHRDGVVLVASTLVGAAVMFDRTVVRVEGAVLLVSFVAYTAYLLRTGDDPPDTVPSSVRGGIPTALTERVTFRGRDAVLLVLGLAVVLVSGDLMVETASTLARAAVIQPVSFGSVALESVAWLIVVAGVVVAALWTGRKLSRPEGAVFAASEVGRWVLGLLGLVG, from the coding sequence ATGGTGAGCGACGGAGCTGCTGTCCAGATCGGAATTCTCGTTGCGACAGTCGCGGGGCTCTGGATCGGGGCCCGTCTCCTCGTCGATTCCGTGATCAGGCTGGCCCGTCGGCTCGGGCTGTCGGAGCTCACTATCGGCCTCACCGTCGTCGCCGCCGGCACCTCCACTCCGGAACTGGTGGTCACCGCCGACGCGGCACTGGCCGGTCTGGGGGCGATCGCGGTCGGCAACGTCGTCGGGTCGAACATCTACAATCTCGCGTTCATACTCGGCGTCGTCTCGCTGGTTCGGGTCATTCCGATCGAGCGGTCGCTGGTCCACCGTGACGGAGTGGTTCTGGTCGCGAGCACGCTCGTCGGTGCCGCAGTCATGTTCGACCGAACGGTGGTCCGTGTCGAAGGTGCCGTGCTCCTCGTCTCGTTCGTCGCCTACACGGCGTACCTGCTCCGGACCGGTGATGACCCCCCGGACACGGTTCCCAGTTCCGTGAGAGGGGGGATACCGACAGCGCTGACCGAACGTGTGACGTTCCGCGGACGCGATGCGGTCCTGCTGGTGCTGGGGCTCGCCGTGGTCTTGGTGAGCGGCGACCTGATGGTGGAGACGGCCTCCACGCTGGCACGGGCAGCGGTCATCCAGCCGGTGTCCTTCGGGTCAGTCGCGCTCGAGTCCGTCGCATGGCTCATCGTCGTCGCTGGGGTCGTGGTCGCGGCGCTGTGGACGGGCCGAAAGCTCTCGCGGCCGGAAGGAGCGGTGTTCGCTGCCTCGGAGGTCGGACGGTGGGTGCTGGGACTGCTGGGGCTGGTCGGATGA
- a CDS encoding SPFH domain-containing protein has translation MHAPITLQISALGFWIVGLFVLVLAVVTVWQMVRFVDAYDKQALTVFGEYRGLLEPGINFVPPFVSRTYTFDMRTQTMDVPRQEAITRDNSPVTADAVVYLRVMDAKKAFLEVEDYKTAVSNLAQTTLRAVLGDMELDDTLNKRQEINARIRKELDEPTDEWGIRVESVEVREVNPSQEVQHAMEQQTGAERRRRATILEAQGERRSAVEKAEGDKQSNIIRAQGEKQSQILEAQGDAISTVLRAKSAESMGERAIIDKGMDTLEAIGQGESTTFVIPQELTSLVGRYGKHLAGSDVAANGHQLDSLQFDAETRELIGLDDIKEILGEIEKAAEMDVAGLEQQAKAVKNGDPNVESADEAVEDDPATEPEEQTSVSS, from the coding sequence ATGCACGCTCCGATCACGCTACAGATCTCTGCTCTCGGATTCTGGATTGTCGGCCTGTTCGTACTGGTGCTGGCAGTGGTGACGGTCTGGCAGATGGTGCGGTTCGTGGACGCCTACGACAAACAGGCGCTCACCGTGTTCGGCGAGTATCGCGGCTTGCTCGAACCGGGTATCAACTTCGTCCCTCCGTTCGTCTCGCGCACGTACACGTTCGACATGCGTACTCAGACGATGGACGTGCCTCGTCAGGAGGCGATCACGCGTGACAACTCCCCCGTGACAGCGGATGCTGTCGTCTATCTCCGTGTGATGGACGCGAAGAAGGCGTTTCTGGAGGTCGAAGACTACAAGACGGCGGTATCGAACCTCGCCCAGACCACGCTCCGGGCGGTCCTCGGCGACATGGAACTGGACGACACGCTGAACAAGCGGCAGGAGATCAACGCTCGCATTCGAAAGGAACTGGACGAACCGACCGACGAATGGGGAATTCGCGTCGAGTCGGTCGAGGTCCGAGAGGTCAACCCAAGTCAGGAGGTTCAGCACGCGATGGAACAGCAAACCGGCGCGGAGCGGAGACGCCGGGCGACGATCCTCGAAGCACAGGGCGAACGCCGGAGTGCAGTCGAGAAGGCCGAAGGGGACAAGCAGTCGAACATCATCAGAGCGCAGGGCGAAAAGCAGAGTCAGATCCTCGAAGCACAGGGTGACGCCATCTCGACGGTCCTGCGCGCCAAGTCCGCCGAGTCGATGGGCGAACGCGCCATCATCGACAAAGGAATGGACACGCTCGAAGCGATCGGGCAGGGCGAGTCGACGACGTTCGTCATCCCCCAGGAACTCACCTCGCTGGTGGGTCGCTACGGCAAGCACCTCGCGGGCAGTGACGTGGCGGCCAACGGACACCAGTTAGACAGCCTGCAATTCGACGCCGAAACGCGCGAACTCATCGGTCTAGACGACATCAAGGAGATTCTCGGCGAGATAGAGAAGGCCGCCGAGATGGACGTCGCAGGGCTGGAACAGCAGGCCAAGGCGGTCAAGAACGGTGACCCGAACGTCGAGAGCGCCGACGAAGCCGTCGAGGACGACCCTGCCACGGAACCGGAAGAACAAACGTCGGTTTCGTCGTAG
- a CDS encoding DUF5789 family protein, which translates to MEISDVLAFLEDELTFPIHQDSVIRQVGAVDIEAPDAQETETVSTIIGPVGQETYASADELFTTIIGNLSDEYIGRKFYDDRGANLSGASGGPTDETDISF; encoded by the coding sequence ATGGAGATAAGTGACGTACTCGCATTTCTCGAAGACGAACTCACGTTTCCGATCCACCAAGACTCGGTCATCAGGCAGGTCGGAGCGGTCGATATCGAGGCTCCAGACGCTCAGGAAACTGAGACGGTCTCTACGATCATCGGACCCGTCGGGCAGGAGACGTACGCGTCGGCCGACGAGTTGTTCACGACCATCATCGGTAATCTAAGCGACGAGTACATCGGGCGCAAATTCTACGACGACCGGGGTGCTAACCTCTCCGGAGCATCGGGAGGGCCCACGGACGAAACCGACATTTCGTTCTGA
- a CDS encoding DUF5789 family protein gives MPDDTRDRDETADDEQRQQPERKREDVRDRAQEERAMSGDPGGRLGDLDGALAAQDYPTTTDELVEAYGDYEIEAQGGTMSLEEVLAPTDNQTYDSADDVRSRVLGLVHR, from the coding sequence ATGCCGGACGACACACGGGACCGAGACGAGACCGCAGACGACGAACAGCGACAACAGCCAGAACGGAAGCGAGAGGACGTTCGCGACCGCGCCCAGGAAGAACGAGCGATGAGCGGTGACCCCGGTGGGCGGCTCGGTGACCTCGATGGGGCGCTCGCAGCCCAAGACTATCCAACCACGACGGACGAATTGGTCGAGGCCTATGGCGACTACGAGATCGAAGCCCAGGGTGGGACGATGTCCCTCGAAGAGGTGCTCGCCCCGACCGATAACCAAACGTACGACTCCGCCGACGATGTCCGAAGCCGCGTACTGGGATTGGTGCATCGGTAA
- a CDS encoding HEAT repeat domain-containing protein, giving the protein MDDSTRSASADRVVDLLERDARDEALERLETVQSATAEDRKATVRSLRAVAEDRPVLVGEVCAALTSFLDDEERSIRLTAAKLFVAVAEATPNAVVPAVPSLADRLGDEGEFYYVRARCAEALGYVALDRPEEVSDPGTLAELRVGLSFDEPEVREKLAKALACVALGDPSRLRHQVASLADHLDDDRELVRYHLCTALVVVGCEHPERLSESEAAFRSRLTDENESPYVRGRAAEALALLVRDGTAVEPVSELDPGAFEDDEAPAFLTDRVRFLRRLQTGERTTGVPDGVGTVEAVRAETAGVADEIASPDGDGECPNCGLALPAEGPPMCPRCGAPR; this is encoded by the coding sequence ATGGACGACTCGACCCGTTCCGCGTCGGCAGACCGCGTCGTCGACCTCTTGGAGCGTGACGCCCGAGACGAGGCTCTCGAACGTCTCGAGACGGTACAGTCGGCGACGGCGGAGGACCGGAAGGCGACGGTGCGGTCACTCCGAGCGGTGGCCGAGGACCGCCCCGTACTCGTCGGGGAGGTCTGTGCGGCGCTGACGTCGTTTCTCGACGACGAGGAACGGTCGATTCGGTTGACGGCCGCGAAACTGTTCGTCGCTGTCGCGGAGGCGACGCCGAACGCCGTCGTCCCCGCGGTTCCGTCGCTCGCCGACCGACTCGGTGACGAAGGGGAGTTCTACTACGTCCGCGCCCGGTGTGCCGAAGCGCTCGGGTACGTGGCGCTCGACCGTCCCGAGGAAGTCAGCGACCCGGGGACGCTGGCGGAGTTGCGGGTCGGACTGTCGTTCGACGAACCGGAGGTGAGAGAGAAGTTGGCGAAGGCGCTGGCGTGCGTCGCACTGGGCGACCCGAGTCGGCTCCGACACCAGGTCGCCTCGCTGGCCGACCACCTCGACGACGACCGAGAACTCGTCCGCTACCACCTCTGTACGGCGCTGGTGGTAGTGGGATGTGAACACCCCGAGAGGCTCTCCGAATCCGAGGCGGCGTTCCGGTCGCGACTGACGGACGAGAACGAGAGCCCGTACGTCCGGGGGCGCGCCGCGGAGGCTCTCGCCTTGCTCGTTCGGGACGGGACGGCCGTCGAACCGGTCTCCGAACTCGACCCGGGTGCGTTCGAAGACGACGAGGCACCGGCGTTTCTGACCGACCGGGTGCGTTTCCTCCGGCGTCTGCAGACCGGCGAACGGACCACCGGAGTGCCCGATGGAGTCGGGACCGTCGAGGCAGTTCGGGCGGAGACGGCCGGTGTCGCGGACGAGATCGCGTCGCCCGACGGCGACGGCGAGTGTCCGAACTGTGGGCTCGCCCTGCCGGCGGAGGGACCGCCGATGTGCCCGCGATGCGGTGCCCCTCGGTGA
- a CDS encoding pyridoxamine 5'-phosphate oxidase family protein, which translates to MEDVRSVRMSEEERNEFLDHGGTGTISVDTPSGEPPYSRPVSYGYDPETGNFYFRFAVGPDDAGKTDVVDDDVMVSFVTHDRTDAGWRSVVATGRLEEITKSALDSAVADAMERVAIPFVDVYDSHPLTLEFRFFRLSPDDVAGKREAEAGD; encoded by the coding sequence ATGGAGGATGTCCGCTCGGTACGGATGAGCGAGGAGGAACGGAACGAATTTTTGGACCACGGTGGAACGGGTACGATATCGGTCGATACTCCGAGCGGCGAACCGCCGTACTCCCGTCCGGTGTCGTACGGGTACGACCCGGAGACTGGAAACTTCTACTTCCGATTCGCAGTCGGTCCCGACGACGCTGGAAAGACGGACGTCGTGGACGACGACGTGATGGTTTCGTTCGTCACGCACGACCGGACGGACGCCGGTTGGCGGAGCGTCGTCGCCACGGGAAGGTTAGAAGAGATCACGAAATCGGCGCTCGACTCGGCCGTCGCCGATGCGATGGAGCGAGTGGCCATCCCGTTCGTGGACGTGTACGACAGCCATCCGCTCACGCTGGAGTTCCGGTTCTTCCGACTCTCGCCCGACGACGTCGCCGGGAAACGGGAGGCCGAGGCTGGGGACTGA
- a CDS encoding universal stress protein, translating to MYDRIVIAVDGSDEARRAARRGLQLAQMFDATATVLSVVERKALRLTETSAEKTRFRERGEEALADVEELASELGYPVRTNLTEGKPAVRISEYADERGADLIVVGRQGVTGLGRRLLGGVTERVLHRSDVPVLVVPGGDDAGTESGYSRVLLTTDGSENADVATPHGVAIAQRYRSEVHVLNVVDLQTAGGVFNAGGLEREFVERLDERGREAVDSVADEIANAAAELTVTTAVERTRAYEGVAPGVREYVEENEIDLVVMGSHGRSGLRRQLLGSVASTVLRTVDVPVLVVKRPG from the coding sequence ATGTACGACCGCATCGTGATTGCTGTCGACGGGAGCGACGAAGCGAGGCGAGCAGCACGACGTGGCCTTCAACTGGCTCAGATGTTCGATGCGACCGCTACTGTTCTCTCCGTCGTCGAACGGAAGGCGCTCCGACTCACGGAGACCTCCGCAGAGAAAACTCGGTTCCGAGAACGAGGAGAGGAAGCCCTCGCAGACGTCGAAGAACTCGCGTCCGAACTGGGCTACCCCGTTCGCACGAATCTGACCGAAGGCAAGCCCGCCGTCCGGATCAGCGAGTACGCGGACGAGCGGGGCGCAGACCTGATCGTCGTCGGGAGACAGGGGGTGACCGGGCTCGGTCGGCGTCTCCTCGGCGGCGTTACCGAACGGGTCCTCCATCGAAGCGACGTGCCCGTACTCGTCGTTCCGGGCGGAGACGACGCCGGGACGGAGTCCGGTTACTCGCGAGTCCTCCTCACGACCGACGGGAGCGAAAACGCCGACGTGGCGACTCCCCACGGAGTAGCGATCGCCCAGCGGTATCGCTCGGAGGTCCACGTTTTGAACGTCGTGGATCTCCAGACCGCGGGAGGCGTATTCAACGCGGGAGGCCTCGAAAGGGAGTTCGTCGAACGACTCGACGAGAGAGGCCGAGAAGCCGTCGACAGCGTTGCGGACGAAATCGCGAACGCCGCAGCGGAGTTGACTGTGACGACTGCCGTCGAACGGACGAGGGCGTACGAAGGGGTCGCCCCCGGTGTCCGCGAGTACGTCGAGGAAAACGAGATCGATCTCGTCGTGATGGGTTCGCACGGCCGGTCGGGCCTTCGGCGTCAGCTTCTCGGTAGTGTCGCTTCCACCGTGCTTCGGACGGTCGACGTTCCAGTTCTCGTCGTAAAGCGGCCCGGCTGA